The nucleotide sequence TGTACGCCCACGAACGGCTGAGCGGTCTGTCCGCCAGCTGTCGGCACCGGCATCAGCGTGAGGTCCATGTCCGCGGCCTCGAAATCATTGAGGTTCCACGGGCCGGAAATGATGTAGGGCGCGCGTCCGGAGACGAACGCATCCTTCCCGATATCCGGTGTGAGCGACGTTTTGAGGACACCGGCAGCGCCAAGACCGGCGAGATATTCAGCGAACGCCTCGCCGGATTCTCCGCCCATAGCCAGTTCGGTGGTGTACGAGCCGTCGTCATCCATGCCGAAAACGGGGGCTCCGAAGGATGTCTGGAGCGGGTAGAGGTGGTAGGGATCTCCCAGGCTTGGGTCTTGCGGGATTGAGATGGGGAAATCTGCTTGGCCTGCTTCGACCAGAGCCTGGCCGTCCGCAATGAGATCGTCGAAGGTTTCAGGGGTGTGCGTGGTGAGTTCGTTGTTGCGGAGAACCGCGACGTTCTCCACAGCGAAGGGCACGCCGTAGACGGCGCCTTCATATGTAACTGCCTGCATCGCGACGTCAAGGAAATCCTCGCCCTGGTCCCCGAGTTCGATGGGCATGAGCAGGCCGTTGGCGACGAGTTGGCCCAGATTGTCGTGCGGAGACATGAGGAGGTCAGGACCCTGCCCCATTGGTGACTGGGTGATGAATTCACTCATGGTCTGTGGGCTGGCGTCGCGCTGGACAATGCGCACCGGAACGCCGGTGTCCGCCTCGTACTCGTTTGCGATCTCGGTGAGACCGGCGATCGCTTCTTCGCCGGCCCAGATGGTGATCGGGCCGCCGGACTGGCCGAGGAACTGCTGTACAGCCTCGCCCTGTCCTTCGCCGGAGGCGCACGACGCGAGCAGCGTGGTCGCCAGGGCCGCAGCCGCGCCTGTAGTGAGGCGGGTACGTCTGTTCATTCGAATTCTCCGTGTGATCGGATGCGCGCAGAAGGTCAGAGGTGAAGTGAATCACAATAGTAAGCGATTGCAGAGAAGGTGTCTAGACTACGGCGTGAAAAAATAGAATACGTGCTCAGGGTCTATGCAAGCGCTTCCATATTTCGTACGATGTGAGACATGACTGCTACTCGTGCTGCATATGACTCTGATGCGACGACCACTAGCGACTCATCGGGTCCGCTCCTCGCGGTACATCCCGCTGACCCGCCGGACGAGGCGGCGAAGTGGTGGCGCTCATCGGTGATCTATCAGATCTATCCACGCTCGTTCCGTGACCTCGACGGTGACGGCAACGGTGATCTTGCAGGCATTACCGCCGAGCTCGGACAGCTGGCCGAGATGGATATCGATGCCGTGTGGCTGTCGCCGTTCTACCCCTCACCACAGCGCGACGGTGGATACGATGTCAGCAACTACTGC is from Hoyosella subflava DQS3-9A1 and encodes:
- a CDS encoding sugar ABC transporter substrate-binding protein, which produces MNRRTRLTTGAAAALATTLLASCASGEGQGEAVQQFLGQSGGPITIWAGEEAIAGLTEIANEYEADTGVPVRIVQRDASPQTMSEFITQSPMGQGPDLLMSPHDNLGQLVANGLLMPIELGDQGEDFLDVAMQAVTYEGAVYGVPFAVENVAVLRNNELTTHTPETFDDLIADGQALVEAGQADFPISIPQDPSLGDPYHLYPLQTSFGAPVFGMDDDGSYTTELAMGGESGEAFAEYLAGLGAAGVLKTSLTPDIGKDAFVSGRAPYIISGPWNLNDFEAADMDLTLMPVPTAGGQTAQPFVGVQAVFMNANSGNALPANDFLVNYLTRLDTQLAIFESVGRPPALNDAIDAIADRPLLSAYAELAEAGAPMPAIPEMRSVWTFWGTTQNGIVEGQGEPALLWRRMIANIEN